The nucleotide window ACATGGTCATTGACCCTCGGATAGATTTCGAGGGTCAGTCTTAGCGACCCAAGAATACGAAAGACATGGCTATAACCAACCCTATAACGTTGAGACGGCTTCAAAACTTTCGGAAAAGTAGCCGAGGCTACGTGTCGTTTTGGATCTTTCTAATGCTCCTTATACTAACGCTACCTGCGGAATTCATTGCTAACGACAAGCCGATTGCAGTGTCCTATCAAGGAGAGATCTTTTTCCCTTTATTCAAACAATATAAGGAAACTGAATTTGGAGGGACGTTTGAAACAGAGGCAGATTACACAGACCCCCATATCATTAAAAAGATAGAAGCTGATGGGTGGATTATTAAACCCCTAATCCCCTTTAATCATCAGACCGTATCTTGGGATCTGCCCATGCCTGCGCCCTCAGCACCCGATGCGACACACCTTCTGGGGACTGATGACCAAGCTCGGGACGTACTTGCTCGGGTCATTTACGGCTTCCGGATATCCGTTATTTTCGGTTTCACATTAACACTTATCAGCGCCATTATTGGCGTCTTTGCGGGGGCACTTCAAGGCTATTTTGGGGGTTGGATTGATCTGGTCGGGCAACGCTTTATTGAAATCTGGTCTGGGATGCCCACGCTATACTTATTAATCATTTTGTCCAGTGTCATTGAGCCTAATTTTTGGTGGCTGCTCGGACTGCTTCTTCTATTTAGTTGGATGGGATTCGTTGGCGTAGTTAGGGCGGAATTCTTAAGAGCTAGAAATTTTGATTACGTCAGAGCCGCCAGAGCGCTTGGCCTAGGTGATTTTAAAATCATGCTCCGCCATGTCCTCCCTAATGCCTTAGTAGCAACGATGGCGTTCATGCCGTTTACTTTGGCTGGATCCGTCACGGTCTTAACCTCATTAGATTTTCTTGGTATCGGATTACCCGCGGGCTCAGCCTCTCTAGGTGAGCTCTTAGCTCAGGGTAAAGCAAACTTCCAGGCGCCATGGCTCGCCTTAACCGGATTCTTTGCGATCGCCATCATGCTTAGTCTTCTGATATTCATCGGTGAAGCAGTGCGAGATGCATTTGATCCGAGAAAACTATTTACCAGTAGGTAGCCATGGGAAAATAAATCCCCCTACTCATGACATCACCTCTACTCAGCATTAGCAATCTCGACGTTTCCTTTAATCAAGGAGATACGCACACTATCGCAGTAAAGAATGTTTCAATGGATGTCTATCGCGGAGAGACGGTCGCCCTTATTGGAGAGAGTGGATCTGGGAAGTCAGTCACCGCACTGTCGGCACTGC belongs to Pseudomonadota bacterium and includes:
- a CDS encoding ABC transporter permease; the encoded protein is MAITNPITLRRLQNFRKSSRGYVSFWIFLMLLILTLPAEFIANDKPIAVSYQGEIFFPLFKQYKETEFGGTFETEADYTDPHIIKKIEADGWIIKPLIPFNHQTVSWDLPMPAPSAPDATHLLGTDDQARDVLARVIYGFRISVIFGFTLTLISAIIGVFAGALQGYFGGWIDLVGQRFIEIWSGMPTLYLLIILSSVIEPNFWWLLGLLLLFSWMGFVGVVRAEFLRARNFDYVRAARALGLGDFKIMLRHVLPNALVATMAFMPFTLAGSVTVLTSLDFLGIGLPAGSASLGELLAQGKANFQAPWLALTGFFAIAIMLSLLIFIGEAVRDAFDPRKLFTSR